Proteins found in one Prosthecobacter sp. genomic segment:
- a CDS encoding acyl carrier protein yields MIELVRETVLTDLPAEFSAEADFFEAGLDSMGVMQLVMYLEERFSKKVEPAELSRANFRSGNALAALVNGQAA; encoded by the coding sequence ATGATCGAACTCGTGCGCGAAACCGTCCTGACTGATCTGCCCGCTGAGTTCAGCGCCGAGGCCGATTTTTTTGAAGCCGGACTCGACTCGATGGGAGTGATGCAACTGGTCATGTATTTGGAAGAGCGTTTCAGCAAGAAAGTGGAACCGGCTGAACTGAGCAGGGCCAATTTCCGCAGCGGAAACGCGCTAGCCGCCCTGGTGAATGGACAAGCCGCATGA
- a CDS encoding fused MFS/spermidine synthase gives MSRRLHAIILHGVFILSGISALIYQLVWQRALLTIYGSNVESVAMVVAAFLAGLGIGSLAGGWISKSTRAPLVLLFGLAELGVGAYGLISLKLFDAVGTITSAQAHGLTTGALVFLLVFLPTLLMGATLPMLVAHQVRDTAHVGQSVSRLYFVNTLGAALGAFIAAHWLLGSFGMSGTTRIAASLNALAAFIVLLTSRKAPDEAESSASEISNLQFQIPFRTALLWSALSGFLALSWEIVWSRVFNFASASRAPVFGYLLGSYLLGLALGSLLSPRLLKQTGYDLRHKLARWVLLSSVAGFLVAPFTGIVAVYAFWECGYLFVIAAGTLLGITFPLLCHAAIPPGKDTGSQLSRLYLANIIGSGTGSLLTGFVFMEWMSLQVLSWLLLAISWLWVEGIARFQLPAKLRFQPLFMILITLSPFQSFYERLQYKHEFKPGMRFAQIIESRHGVVTVDTSNAVYGNGAYDGMIGTKLESKSWLVRPYFLSAVRDRIENVLVIGVAGGSWTQILVNHPQVKHVTAIELSHGYLDLIRARPEVASLLTNPKFTLVIDDGRRWLRQHPDARFDAIVMNTTHHWREFASALLSREFLTEVKAHLTPDGIAFWNCTESPRAARTGMEVFPHTMMVMNHCLASNAPLEPNRDRWQKTLADYHIDGQPVILADQIDGILDFLNHEALPVPGHMSRWCRREAMQNAWDDAKIITDDNLGHEYP, from the coding sequence ATGTCACGCCGCCTCCACGCCATCATCCTGCATGGCGTTTTCATCCTCTCCGGCATCTCGGCGCTGATCTACCAGCTCGTGTGGCAGCGTGCGCTGCTCACGATCTACGGCAGCAACGTCGAATCCGTGGCGATGGTCGTGGCGGCGTTTCTAGCCGGTCTAGGCATCGGCAGTCTCGCAGGTGGCTGGATTTCCAAATCAACGCGTGCGCCGCTCGTGCTGCTGTTCGGCCTCGCCGAACTCGGTGTCGGTGCCTACGGCCTCATCTCGCTGAAATTGTTCGACGCCGTCGGTACCATCACTTCCGCGCAAGCCCACGGCCTCACCACCGGCGCGTTGGTCTTCCTGCTCGTGTTTCTTCCAACACTGCTCATGGGAGCCACGCTGCCGATGCTCGTCGCGCATCAGGTGCGCGACACGGCGCACGTCGGCCAGAGCGTGAGCCGACTCTACTTCGTCAACACGCTCGGCGCCGCGCTTGGAGCCTTCATCGCCGCACACTGGCTGCTCGGCAGCTTCGGCATGAGCGGCACCACGCGCATCGCGGCCAGTTTGAATGCGCTGGCGGCTTTCATCGTGCTGCTCACCTCACGCAAAGCCCCCGACGAGGCCGAAAGCTCCGCATCTGAAATTTCAAATCTCCAATTTCAAATCCCCTTCCGCACCGCATTGTTGTGGTCTGCGCTCTCCGGTTTTCTCGCCCTCTCCTGGGAAATCGTCTGGTCACGCGTCTTCAACTTCGCCAGCGCCTCCCGAGCGCCCGTATTCGGCTACCTGCTCGGCAGCTACCTGCTCGGACTCGCGCTCGGATCACTCCTCAGTCCACGTTTGTTGAAGCAAACCGGCTACGATCTTCGCCATAAGCTCGCTCGCTGGGTGCTGCTATCGAGCGTCGCTGGCTTTCTCGTCGCGCCCTTCACTGGCATCGTCGCTGTGTATGCTTTCTGGGAATGCGGTTACCTGTTTGTCATCGCCGCCGGCACATTGCTCGGTATCACCTTCCCACTGCTCTGCCATGCGGCCATTCCACCCGGCAAAGACACCGGCAGCCAGCTTTCGCGGCTCTACCTTGCCAATATCATTGGCTCTGGCACAGGCAGTCTGCTCACCGGTTTTGTGTTCATGGAATGGATGAGCCTTCAGGTTCTGAGCTGGCTGCTGCTCGCCATTTCCTGGCTCTGGGTCGAAGGCATCGCCCGTTTTCAACTGCCCGCCAAACTGCGCTTTCAGCCGCTGTTCATGATCCTCATCACGCTCAGTCCGTTTCAAAGCTTCTACGAGCGCCTGCAATACAAGCACGAGTTCAAACCCGGCATGCGCTTCGCGCAGATCATCGAATCGCGCCATGGCGTCGTCACGGTAGACACCAGCAACGCGGTTTATGGCAACGGTGCCTATGACGGCATGATCGGCACGAAGCTGGAGTCAAAATCCTGGCTCGTACGGCCTTACTTCCTCTCCGCTGTGCGGGACCGCATCGAAAACGTGCTCGTCATCGGCGTCGCCGGTGGTTCGTGGACGCAGATCCTCGTCAATCATCCGCAGGTGAAGCACGTCACCGCCATCGAACTCAGCCACGGCTACCTCGATCTCATCCGCGCGCGTCCCGAAGTTGCCAGCCTGCTCACCAATCCCAAATTCACGCTCGTCATCGACGACGGCCGCCGCTGGCTGCGCCAGCATCCCGACGCACGCTTCGACGCCATCGTGATGAACACGACTCATCACTGGCGCGAGTTCGCTTCCGCCTTGCTCTCCCGCGAATTTTTGACCGAGGTCAAAGCCCACCTCACACCCGACGGCATCGCCTTCTGGAACTGCACCGAGTCGCCACGCGCCGCCCGCACCGGCATGGAGGTCTTTCCGCACACGATGATGGTTATGAACCACTGCCTCGCCAGCAACGCGCCCCTGGAACCAAACCGCGACCGCTGGCAGAAAACCCTCGCCGATTACCACATCGACGGCCAGCCCGTCATCCTCGCCGATCAAATCGACGGCATCCTCGATTTCCTCAACCATGAAGCCCTGCCCGTCCCCGGCCACATGTCCCGTTGGTGCCGCCGTGAGGCCATGCAAAACGCCTGGGACGACGCCAAGATCATCACTGATGACAATCTAGGCCACGAGTATCCCTGA
- a CDS encoding sugar phosphate isomerase/epimerase yields MKLTSLLLAIGLAFQIQAADAPNAAGLQLYSLRSQFTLRGVPWTLDRVKEFGIKEVELAGTYNLSAEQFKAELEQRGLKAISSHFPYDRYKNDLDNVVKDSKTLGIKFAGCAWINHKDSFDEAECREAAAVFNKAGEALAKEGITMFYHAHGFEFEPHGDGTLFDLFMQETKPEFVSVQMDVLWIVFPGQDPAKLLEKYSGRWKLMHLKDLKKGVATGSLTGKTDVANDVVLGSGQMDWVSIFAAARKNGIQHYFIEDESPTSMDQIPASLKFLRANGFE; encoded by the coding sequence ATGAAACTCACGTCACTTCTCCTCGCCATCGGTCTCGCCTTCCAAATCCAGGCCGCTGACGCGCCGAACGCCGCCGGATTGCAGCTCTACAGCCTGCGTAGCCAGTTCACGCTGCGTGGCGTGCCGTGGACTCTCGACCGCGTGAAGGAGTTCGGCATCAAAGAGGTCGAACTCGCCGGCACCTACAACCTCAGCGCCGAGCAGTTCAAAGCCGAACTCGAACAACGCGGCCTCAAGGCCATCAGCAGCCACTTCCCGTATGACCGCTACAAGAACGACCTCGACAACGTGGTGAAGGACTCCAAGACGCTCGGCATCAAGTTCGCCGGCTGCGCCTGGATCAACCACAAGGACAGCTTCGACGAGGCCGAGTGCCGCGAAGCCGCCGCCGTCTTCAACAAAGCAGGCGAGGCGCTCGCCAAAGAAGGCATCACCATGTTCTACCACGCCCATGGCTTCGAGTTTGAGCCGCACGGTGATGGCACGCTCTTTGATCTCTTCATGCAGGAGACCAAGCCCGAGTTTGTCTCTGTGCAGATGGACGTGCTGTGGATCGTCTTCCCCGGCCAGGACCCGGCAAAGCTGCTGGAGAAATACAGCGGCCGCTGGAAGCTCATGCACCTCAAGGATTTGAAAAAAGGCGTCGCCACCGGGTCCCTCACCGGCAAAACCGACGTCGCCAACGATGTCGTCCTCGGCTCCGGCCAGATGGACTGGGTCTCCATTTTCGCCGCCGCCCGCAAGAACGGCATCCAGCACTACTTCATCGAGGACGAATCCCCCACCTCCATGGATCAGATCCCTGCGAGCCTGAAATTCCTGCGCGCGAACGGCTTCGAGTGA
- a CDS encoding transcription antitermination factor NusB, producing MRHPDLVMQDMIPDRQPPSSRPRQPTVPIRGMALDVLGEWSGGERFAADLMDHIQRDNGLSLPDAAFLRDIVLTTLRNLSLLDHWIAVITEDKHLDHRSRWGLRIGLCQVLILKVSEYAAVNETVAATGRARSLINAVLRRACRESTELLAMVDGLPLETRTSHPKWLIEHWLGLFGEAKTTALCEWNQVPAPICARINRLYPHLDAPQEDFIVCDHLPREELSVGKVYMQDPSTAIAPRLLAPQPGHRVLDACAAPGGKTALLAQLMENQGEIIACDVSPGRLRRLDGNLNRLHVTNAHIEEHDWSDPQIPAFAKPGFDRILLDVPCSNTGVMRRRVDVRWRLTAEDITAQTQTQTQLLRNCLRVLKPGGILVYSTCSIEPAENEQLVASVLESTPGYEPVKLRHSFPPDDQMDGAFAAAIRRH from the coding sequence ATGCGCCACCCCGACTTAGTCATGCAGGACATGATTCCCGACCGCCAGCCGCCCTCTTCCCGTCCCCGCCAGCCGACCGTTCCCATCCGCGGCATGGCGCTGGATGTCCTCGGCGAGTGGTCCGGCGGGGAGCGCTTCGCCGCCGACCTCATGGATCACATCCAGCGCGACAACGGCCTCAGCCTGCCTGACGCCGCCTTCCTGCGCGACATCGTCCTCACCACCCTGCGGAATCTCTCCCTGCTCGACCATTGGATCGCCGTGATCACCGAGGACAAGCACCTCGACCACCGCAGCCGCTGGGGCCTGCGCATCGGCCTGTGCCAGGTTTTGATCCTCAAAGTCTCCGAATACGCCGCCGTGAACGAAACCGTGGCCGCCACCGGTCGCGCCCGCAGCCTGATCAATGCCGTCCTGCGTCGTGCCTGCCGCGAATCCACCGAGCTTTTGGCCATGGTTGACGGCCTGCCGCTCGAAACCCGCACCTCGCACCCCAAGTGGCTCATCGAGCACTGGCTCGGCCTCTTTGGCGAAGCCAAAACCACTGCTCTCTGCGAGTGGAATCAAGTCCCCGCCCCGATCTGCGCTCGCATCAATCGCCTCTACCCGCACCTGGATGCGCCGCAGGAAGATTTCATCGTCTGCGACCACCTCCCGCGTGAAGAATTGAGCGTGGGCAAAGTGTACATGCAGGACCCCAGCACCGCCATCGCCCCGCGCCTGCTTGCTCCCCAGCCGGGCCACCGAGTTCTCGATGCGTGCGCCGCGCCCGGCGGCAAAACCGCCCTGCTCGCCCAGCTCATGGAAAACCAGGGCGAAATCATTGCCTGCGATGTCTCCCCCGGTCGTCTGCGTCGTCTCGACGGCAATCTAAACCGCCTCCACGTCACCAACGCCCACATCGAGGAGCACGACTGGTCAGACCCGCAAATCCCCGCCTTCGCCAAGCCCGGCTTCGACCGCATCCTGCTCGACGTTCCTTGCTCGAACACCGGCGTCATGCGCCGCCGTGTCGATGTGCGCTGGAGGCTCACCGCCGAAGACATCACGGCACAGACGCAAACCCAAACACAGCTCCTGCGCAACTGCCTCCGCGTCCTCAAACCCGGAGGCATCCTCGTTTACAGCACCTGCAGCATCGAACCCGCCGAAAACGAGCAACTCGTCGCCAGCGTCCTCGAATCCACGCCCGGCTACGAGCCCGTCAAACTCCGCCACAGCTTCCCGCCCGACGATCAAATGGACGGCGCTTTCGCCGCCGCGATCCGACGTCATTAA
- a CDS encoding pyridoxal phosphate-dependent aminotransferase translates to MDFIAKNIAEVAPSMTLSITSQAKALKKQGVDVLSFGAGEPDFDTPAPIIAAAIEALNSGKTRYTESAGILELREAIAAKLMVDNNVQYEASQISVNCGAKHSCYNAILACVNPGDEVIIPAPYWTSYPEMVRLVGGIPVIVETKRENGWKLTPDEFEDAMSPMTKMIILNTPGNPTGSVYTKAELTALAEIAVGEGIVILSDEIYEKLVYAGHEHVSIASLSKEIYDHTITINGFSKAYAMTGWRLGYTAAPKKIADAIDTIQSHTTSNPTTFAQYGALAALQMDQQIVSDMRDEFDVRRQYMLGRLGNIKNVRVVEPMGAFYFLVDIEPMQIKSVNFCEKLLSKQKVSVVPGLAFGAENTIRFSYATGLDVINAGMDRFEEFCSQH, encoded by the coding sequence ATGGATTTTATCGCCAAAAACATCGCCGAAGTCGCACCTTCAATGACCCTGTCCATCACCAGCCAGGCGAAGGCGCTCAAGAAGCAGGGTGTGGACGTGCTGAGCTTTGGAGCCGGTGAGCCTGATTTCGACACGCCCGCCCCGATCATCGCCGCTGCCATTGAAGCCCTGAATTCCGGCAAAACCCGCTATACCGAAAGCGCCGGCATCCTCGAACTGCGCGAGGCCATCGCCGCGAAGCTCATGGTGGATAACAACGTGCAGTATGAGGCTTCGCAGATCAGCGTGAACTGCGGCGCCAAGCACTCCTGCTACAACGCCATCCTCGCCTGCGTGAATCCGGGTGACGAAGTGATCATCCCGGCCCCTTACTGGACCAGCTACCCGGAAATGGTGCGCCTGGTCGGCGGCATCCCGGTCATCGTTGAAACGAAGCGTGAAAACGGCTGGAAGCTCACCCCGGATGAGTTCGAGGACGCCATGTCCCCGATGACCAAAATGATCATCCTGAACACCCCCGGCAACCCGACCGGCTCCGTGTACACCAAGGCGGAACTCACTGCGCTGGCCGAAATCGCCGTGGGCGAGGGCATCGTGATCCTGTCCGACGAAATCTACGAAAAGCTCGTCTATGCCGGCCATGAGCACGTCAGCATCGCCTCCTTGAGCAAGGAAATCTACGACCACACCATCACCATCAACGGCTTCTCGAAGGCCTATGCGATGACCGGCTGGCGTCTCGGCTACACCGCCGCGCCGAAGAAGATCGCTGACGCCATCGACACCATCCAGAGCCACACCACCAGCAATCCGACTACCTTTGCCCAATACGGCGCTCTGGCCGCCTTGCAGATGGATCAGCAGATCGTCAGCGACATGCGCGATGAATTCGATGTGCGCCGCCAGTACATGCTCGGTCGCCTCGGCAACATCAAGAACGTCCGCGTCGTCGAGCCGATGGGCGCCTTCTACTTCCTCGTTGATATCGAGCCGATGCAGATCAAGAGCGTGAACTTCTGTGAGAAGCTGCTCAGCAAGCAGAAGGTCTCCGTCGTTCCGGGCCTGGCCTTCGGTGCCGAGAACACCATCCGTTTCAGCTACGCCACCGGCCTCGATGTCATCAACGCCGGCATGGACCGCTTCGAAGAGTTCTGCTCCCAGCATTGA
- the cysK gene encoding cysteine synthase A, which produces MGIYNNIVETVGKTPLVKLNKVTAGLNATIALKCEFFNPLGSVKDRIGMAMIEDAEKRGILKADTVIIEPTSGNTGIALAFVAAAKGYKLILTMPETMSMERRTLLALLGAELVLTPGAQGMKGAIAKATELVASTPNAWMPQQFENPANPAIHAKTTAEELWSDTDGKIDILVAAVGTGGTITGCVEVIKPRKPSFTAIAVEPEASPVINQTLAGQPVQPGPHKIQGTGAGFVPANLHLKDNAGHPQITECIKVSNDDAFAMARRLAKEEGILVGISTGANVCAAIEVAKRPENKGKLIVTIACSTGERYLSTALADEARAKVGA; this is translated from the coding sequence ATGGGCATCTACAACAACATCGTCGAAACCGTCGGCAAAACACCGCTGGTCAAACTCAACAAAGTCACCGCCGGTCTCAACGCCACGATTGCTCTGAAGTGTGAGTTCTTCAATCCGCTCGGCAGCGTGAAGGATCGTATCGGCATGGCCATGATCGAGGACGCTGAGAAGCGTGGCATCTTGAAGGCTGACACCGTCATCATCGAACCCACCAGCGGCAACACCGGTATCGCCCTCGCGTTTGTCGCCGCCGCCAAGGGCTACAAGCTCATCCTGACGATGCCTGAAACAATGTCGATGGAGCGCCGCACGCTGCTCGCACTGCTCGGCGCTGAACTCGTTCTCACTCCTGGTGCGCAGGGCATGAAAGGTGCCATTGCGAAGGCCACCGAACTCGTCGCCAGCACGCCAAACGCCTGGATGCCGCAGCAGTTTGAAAATCCCGCGAATCCTGCCATTCACGCCAAGACCACCGCTGAAGAACTCTGGTCCGACACCGACGGCAAGATCGACATCCTTGTCGCCGCCGTCGGCACGGGAGGCACGATCACCGGCTGCGTCGAAGTCATCAAGCCGCGCAAACCGTCCTTCACTGCCATCGCCGTCGAGCCAGAAGCCTCCCCGGTCATCAATCAGACCCTCGCCGGCCAGCCCGTGCAGCCCGGTCCGCACAAAATCCAGGGCACTGGCGCTGGTTTCGTCCCCGCCAACCTGCATTTGAAGGATAACGCCGGACATCCGCAGATCACCGAGTGCATCAAGGTCAGCAATGACGATGCCTTCGCCATGGCACGTCGTCTTGCCAAGGAGGAGGGCATCCTCGTCGGCATCAGCACCGGCGCGAACGTCTGCGCCGCCATCGAGGTCGCCAAGCGTCCCGAAAACAAGGGCAAACTCATCGTCACCATCGCCTGTTCCACCGGCGAGCGTTACCTCTCCACCGCTCTGGCCGACGAAGCTCGCGCCAAAGTGGGCGCTTAA
- a CDS encoding tetratricopeptide repeat protein produces MSAHDSLSQEVPATGMEKFLEDNFRKLVWLFIIAVVAIIAYGLIHHQSTLKAAEAAEAFTGAKTVEDCDLVISRYASTNAAANALLLKSDLLWEQNKKTSAVEVLKEFTSKHSSHPLFVHTLLGLGTKLDSMGDRKEAQAIFERIVNEFASSETAPLAQVRLGDLLWADGKADEAKKAYEDLAVKFPDLPEFQTISQNRLGWIAASLPTKEVDPPPAPKVEVKPVPPVGAAIPKLNLNAAPGGLTPTITPPGAPAVTTPAVPVVPAPQPATPAPRAPTAPAPSAPPAAAIPAAPAPAPAAPAAPSKP; encoded by the coding sequence ATGTCAGCACACGATTCGCTCTCGCAGGAAGTCCCGGCCACCGGCATGGAAAAGTTCTTGGAGGACAACTTCCGCAAGCTCGTCTGGCTCTTCATCATCGCGGTGGTCGCGATCATTGCCTACGGCCTCATCCACCATCAGAGCACCCTCAAGGCCGCTGAGGCCGCCGAGGCGTTCACCGGTGCCAAAACTGTGGAGGACTGCGACCTCGTCATCTCGCGTTATGCCAGCACGAACGCCGCCGCCAACGCGCTGCTGCTGAAGTCGGACTTGCTCTGGGAGCAGAACAAAAAAACCTCCGCCGTCGAGGTGTTGAAGGAATTCACCAGCAAGCACAGCTCGCATCCTTTGTTCGTTCACACGCTTCTCGGGCTCGGCACCAAGCTCGACTCCATGGGCGACCGCAAGGAGGCGCAGGCCATCTTTGAGCGCATCGTGAACGAATTCGCCTCCAGCGAGACCGCTCCGCTCGCCCAAGTCCGCCTTGGCGATCTCCTCTGGGCCGACGGCAAGGCTGACGAAGCCAAAAAGGCTTACGAAGACCTCGCCGTGAAGTTTCCGGACCTCCCTGAGTTCCAGACCATCAGCCAGAATCGTCTTGGCTGGATCGCCGCCTCACTACCGACCAAGGAAGTCGATCCGCCACCGGCTCCGAAAGTGGAGGTCAAGCCTGTCCCCCCTGTTGGTGCCGCCATTCCGAAGCTCAACCTGAATGCTGCTCCTGGCGGCCTTACTCCCACTATCACGCCTCCCGGCGCTCCTGCTGTCACAACACCTGCGGTACCTGTCGTTCCTGCGCCTCAGCCTGCAACACCGGCCCCGCGCGCTCCAACTGCGCCAGCGCCAAGCGCTCCTCCAGCCGCAGCGATTCCTGCAGCACCTGCGCCAGCGCCGGCTGCTCCTGCAGCTCCGTCGAAGCCGTGA